Proteins from a genomic interval of Quercus lobata isolate SW786 chromosome 11, ValleyOak3.0 Primary Assembly, whole genome shotgun sequence:
- the LOC115969424 gene encoding AT-hook motif nuclear-localized protein 25-like, with translation MSGLEPAGSRYVHQLLGPELQLQRPSQPQLTDSKHSPEKEQIPSTDPDAPTTSSGATSSRRPRGRPAGSKNKPKPPIIITQDSPNALKSQVLEVSAGSDIVESVSNYALRRGRGVCVLSGSGSVTNVTLRQPASPARSVVTLHGRFDILSLTGTALPPPAPPGAGGLTIFLAGGQGQVMGGSVVSPLTASSSVLLMVASFANAVYDRLPLEEEDSRVQVQPTASQTSGVTGGQLGDGGSGGSSGGVPFYNLGVSMGNYTAFPGDAFGNWGGGNAARPPF, from the coding sequence ATGAGTGGCTTAGAACCAGCAGGTTCTCGCTATGTCCACCAGCTCCTGGGACCAGAGCTCCAACTACAAAGACCATCACAGCCCCAACTCACAGATTCCAAACACTCTCCAGAGAAAGAGCAAATACCTAGTACGGACCCTGATGCCCCCACTACAAGTTCAGGAGCAACCTCTAGTCGCAGGCCTCGTGGCCGTCCTGCTGGTTCCAAAAACAAGCCCAAGCCACCGATAATCATCACCCAGGACAGCCCAAATGCACTGAAATCCCAAGTACTTGAAGTCTCTGCAGGTTCAGACATAGTTGAATCAGTCTCAAATTACGCCTTGCGCCGTGGCCGTGGAGTTTGTGTCCTTAGTGGCAGTGGTTCTGTCACCAATGTAACTTTGCGACAGCCAGCATCACCAGCTAGGAGTGTTGTAACATTACATGGGAGGTTTGACATATTGTCTCTGACTGGGACAGCTCTGCCACCACCAGCTCCTCCGGGAGCTGGTGGTTTGACTATTTTTTTGGCAGGTGGGCAAGGACAAGTCATGGGAGGGAGCGTGGTGTCACCTTTGACAGCTTCAAGTTCTGTGCTTTTGATGGTTGCATCATTTGCAAATGCAGTGTATGATAGGTTACCATTGGAGGAGGAAGACTCAAGAGTGCAGGTACAGCCTACAGCTTCACAAACTTCGGGAGTGACCGGTGGCCAATTGGGTGATGGAGGAAGCGGTGGCAGCAGTGGTGGTGTTCCTTTTTATAATTTGGGGGTGAGCATGGGAAATTATACAGCCTTCCCTGGTGATGCTTTTGGTAATTGGGGTGGTGGCAATGCAGCTAGGCCACCATTTTAG